Part of the Candidatus Binatia bacterium genome, CAAACGCTCGAGGCGCTCCGGGGAAAGCGCGCGCCTCGCATATCCGGGGCAACCGGGAAGTTGCTTGCGCGCACCGATGGCGCGCACGCGGAAACGGGGCATTTCTTCTTGCACGGTCTCCGAACCCATGGGCAACGCATCCCGGCCCCGCAATAGATCGAACCACAGCAAGATGCGATCGCCGCTGGTGGCGTACACTTCGCGCCGCTTAAGGGCGCGCCAAATCGACTCGCGGTCGCGGCCCTCGGCGTGCACTGCCACCAAGCCGCCCGTCATGAAAAACGACGCCTGGCGTTCGAATTCCAAAATCTGAAATGGCTGCAGCCCCTGCAACGCAGCGGGGTCGATCCGCCGTGACTCCGGGCTGGGCTTTTCTGGACGCAGTAAGCGGTTGTGCCACTTAGCATCGCGGGCACCCGCCGCCTCGGTCATCATCCGCCGCCCGTATTCCTTGTAACCGGTGCCCGGGCGGGCCGTGTGGTTGTCGCTGGAAGCGATGAAACCGAAGCGAAACCGGCGCGGCTGCCCCTTCTCGAACTGCGAAAGTGCGAGGATGTACTGTGCTGAGTTCGCGGGCCGGTAGTTGAAAGCCGGGTTGAAACAATTGCGGCACTGACCGCAATCGAGCCAGTCCGTCACCTCTGCACCGGGCACCGTCAAGCGGCCGGCAACCCCCGCGCGAACATAGTTGTCGCGCGCCGCACGCACGCGCCGCTCGCACTCTTCGGGTGCGATGCCACCGCAGCGCTTGCGGATAATTTCCCCTGCCTGCCAGCAGCACGGCAGGTAATCCCTCGTGGGTTCCGGGCAAACCGGCTCGCCTTTGTCGTCGAACTGCACCGGCCGCCACTCGCGGTACTCCTCAGAATTCCCGTGGCCGGAGTAGATCTCGAACAAAAACTGGCGGCTCGGGTCGTGCATGCGCCCGACGAGCTGTTTGTCCCACGATGCGTCTGGCGGCGTGTAAAAGCCCCATGTCGTTCCGTGGGGGATGACGAGGGCTTCCCAGCCACCTTGTGCGAGCTTTTCGAACAGCTCCGCTGGGGTGCGGGCATTTTCATGGCAATCCGCGGGAAGCTGACGTGTGTCCACCCCACGGGGGCACAAAGGCACTTCGCGATTTTCACGCTGGAACTCGCCGAAGTCGAAGTACCGCTGGCGATTCGGCCAGTCGAGCAACGGGAACAACAAGCGCTGCCGCAGCGGCGCGGGCGCCCGCAAGGCACCAATGAGCTGTTCGTCAAGTGCACTGATCGGGCGCTTTGGCACTTTCTCTTCATCGAGGTCCTTGAGCACGACGTTGCGGTGCCCGTAATGCTCCTCGGCGGTACGGCCGACTTGTGTCCACTCCCATCCGAGAAAGGCCACGATATCCGGATTTTGCGGGTCGCCGGCGAGCGCATTGCACTGACGGATGGACTCCTTGGTTTCTTGCCAATGGCGCGGGGTCAACGCCTCGGCGTGATCGTTAATGCTCCAAAAATCTAAGCCGGAGCAGTAGCGGGCAAAGTCGCACGCATCTGCGGGGGGGTGGACACCCTCACCTTGCAACATGGGCAGGCTGCGGAGGAACGCATCGGCAGAAAACGTCGTGTGCACGTGGAGATCGCCGAAGAGAATTTGCTTATGATGCGGCTCTGCCGGAGCAAGCGCACGGGCGGCATTGTCCTCGGCCGCAGTGCGTGCCGCCACGATGGCCTCGTCTACCCGTTTTCCCTCGATCGTGCCTGGTCCTTGGTGCTGCCCCCGACAGCCGATCGCCACCAGCCCAAGCCCGACCGCACCGGCCAACCACCACCTTTGGGTTCGCATGGGGCGCGGCTATCACGATCTGCAACCCGAAGCGAGACCACTCGCGCATCCGGGATCAGGGCGACGCGGCACCGCGCAGCCGCGGCGCCCCACGGTTTCGCTGGGTGGGTGCTCTCGCAATCGGTGCCGACTGCCGGCGGATCCTAGCCCCGTTTCGTGTGTCCGAGCGAGAAACTTCACCGCAATCACGAAACCGGGAAGTGATAGCCAAGGTCGAGCGGACCCGCGTCGCGCACAAGGCCGGTCGTCGTCCGCGCCCGCAAGATGCGCCGCAAGTCGACGAAATCATCGAGCGGGTTGCCAGCGTCGATGGCCGGGCTTGCCGGATTGAGGCGAAAGTCTCCGGTAATCGCGTCGGCAAAGATGGCATCCCGGTTGATGTCATGCACGCCACGAATTCCTTGAGCACCGCTCGGCGAGTACGAGGCCGGAAACACCAAGTTGTAGTCACCCCGGTAGCCGGTCTGACTGGGCGGCTGCGTGGTCACTTTGATGTTTTCCTGTCCCGGAACGGCAAGCCCATTTTGCTGCAGGATGTTATTCAGCACTAATGCGCCCGGCGATGCCTTCGTCGAGTTCCCAATCTCGATGCCGCGACCACCATTGCCGTACACCGTGTTGTGCAGGAGCCGCGCCGAGGGCGATCCTGCAGTGGTTCCACCAATGCGGATGCCGATGCCGGCATTGCCGTAAATCAAGTTGTTGAACACAAGCACATTCGCGGAATCCTGCACTCGAATGCCGTCACCATTGTTCACTACCAGCACGCAGTTGCGAATCACCGCACCATCACTGCCGCTTTTCAACACGACTCCTCCGTCGTTCGCGCCCCAGACGGTAAAGCCGTCGATGACCACCCCATCAACATTGGCAAGGCTGAACCCCGGACCGGAACCTGTGTTGCGGAGATCGAGCACGACGCGGCCTTGGGCCAGAAAGGTCAGGCGCTTGGGAGCCTGGCCGGTTTCGGCGGTGGTCACCGGCTCTCGATAGGTGCCGGGCGCGACGACGATGGTGTAGTCGCTCAAGGCAATTTGCGCAGCCCGGCGGATCGTGGCGAGCGGCACGCTCGGGTCTGCGCCGGAGTTGCTGTCGCTGCCGAAGGGAGCCACGTAACAAACTTTGCTGTTGGCATTGCACGGGAGCGGTGCAGGCACGACAAGATCGCCCCCGCCGCCGCAGCTTGTCACAAAAGGAATCACCAGCAGCAAGCCGAGCATCAAGTCCCGCGCTGCGCGGCATGGTCCAAAGCGAGAAAGTCTCAAAGAAGTTCCCGCGCACTGCGCCACCGTTGGCTGTTCTCTCATAAGGCAGCCCTCCTACCGCGTGATCGTGATCGAACGCTTAGAATTGCACTTTCGGAACTGCTTCGGCCCCGGCTTGCGCTTCGAAGTACTGTTCTTTCTCGAAACCCACCAAAGCGGCAAGAAAACGCTGTGGGATTTTCTTGATGTACGTGTTGTATTCGCGCACGGCTTCGTTGTAGCGCCGCCGCTCGGTGGCAATGCGATTTTCTGTGCCGGCAAGCTCGTCGGACAAACGCGCGAATTGCTCATTCGCTTTCAGATCGGGGTAGCGCTCGGCAATCGCTAGCAGGCGGGCCAAAGCGGAATTCAGTTCGTTGGCCGCCTGGATTTTTTCCTCGCGCGTGTGGGCACCGAGCAAGCGGGCACGTGCCTCGGCCACGCGGGTAAAAATCTCCTGCTCGTGTTTGGCGTAACCTTTGGTCACTTCGACGAGGTTCGGGATCAGATCGTTGCGCCGTTGCAACTGGTTTTCGACCTGTGCCCAGGCGGCATCGACGCGTTCGTGCAGCTCGACCATGGTGTTGTAGCCGCAACCCGTCAACACCAGCGCCAGCAGCGCTGCCAGCAGAATCCCCTTTTGCCGCATGCACCCTCCTTTTTCCTTCGCTCCGTGCGTAACCGCATTCGCTGCCATTCACCACCGCCCCCCTGCGCCCCCGCCGCCGAAGCCCCCGCCGCCGAACCCGCCAAACCCGCCACCGCCACCGAACCCGCCGCCCCCGAAGCCGCCGCGGTAGCCACCGTAATAACGCCAGCGGCCGCGCCGCCCGCGCGCGCTCGCGGCCATACTGCTGACCACAATGGCCAACACCAGCAGCGCGAACAACACCCCGATCAACTCCACCCACACCGGAGGCGGCACCCGAGGGCCTCGTTCGAGAGCTTCCTCTGGCCCGCTGCTCGCTCCTCCGAGGGCACTCAACTCCACACCCTCTGCGCGCGCAATGAGGCGCGCCATTTCCGCCGTGCCCGCCCAAATGCCTCGCGCATAATCGCCACGGCGGAACGCTGGCAGAATGAGGCGATCGCGAATTTCGCCCACCTTGCCGTCGGGCAGAATACCTTCGACTCCGTAGCCAGTAAGGATGAACATCTCGCGATCCGCAGTGGCAACGAGGAAGACAACGCCGTTGTCCTTCTTGCGATCCCCGGGCCTCCAGTCCTCGGCGATCTTCATGGCGTAGTCGAAGGCGGTCAGCGGCTTTGTCGAGCGCACAACAATCACGGCAATTTGCGCCCCGGTCTTCCGATCGAGCTCGCCAATCAGTGCCTCGAGCCGGGCGCGCATGTGTGGGTCGATCACGCCGACGTAATCGGAGACGTAACCGAGCGGGCGCGGCACCGTCGGCTCCATCGCCGATGCGCTGCCGAGCGAGGTTGCCCAGCAGAGTGTGCCGAGGAGGAGCGCACACCACAGGGATGGGCGCGCGAAGGGCTTAGGTTTGGCGGGCACCTTCGAGCAGGAGCCCATCGGCCACATGAACAACGCGACCCATCTCCTCCAGGAAACCGCGAAACAACCTCTCACGCTGCTTGGCCCAGTGCAACTGCCGCTGACGAATACCCAGCAACGTACGGGTGGCGGGCAGCATGACGCCAAAAGTGGCTTCGAAGCGTTCGGCAACTTCTACGTAACGATGCGGCAGCTCCTGCCCAGCGAGCCGCAACATGTGGCGCATCAGGATGGCAAACGATTTCGCCGCCTCGAGCAGCGTCGCATCGGAACCATGTGCCCCGAGGTCGGCAGATTGGAGGTAAAGGCTTCCGAGCTTTAGCCACTTGCTTCGTAGCTCGAACTCGAGCTGGTGCCGCAGGTGAGCGGGATCGATGTCCACGCTGTGTAACGGGTCCTCGCCCCCCAGTACCTCGTGGCACTCGCGCATGTCGAGCAGTTCCATTGGAAACACATCGGCGGCGCGGCGGAAAAAGTCTTCCTGCACAACCAGGGGAACGGCCATGCCGCGTTTCTGCCAGCGCGGCCAATGGGGCCGAAGCTTCTCGAGCACAGCGATGGGAGAGCCACGCACGACCACGAGGAAGTTCAGATCCGAAATTCCCTCGATGTAGTCGCCCGCGGCCGCGCTCCCGTAGAGCAGCAGGCTCACGAAATCCTCGCCAACCGCCTGCTTGAGCTCCTCCGCCA contains:
- a CDS encoding DUF3604 domain-containing protein, which gives rise to MRTQRWWLAGAVGLGLVAIGCRGQHQGPGTIEGKRVDEAIVAARTAAEDNAARALAPAEPHHKQILFGDLHVHTTFSADAFLRSLPMLQGEGVHPPADACDFARYCSGLDFWSINDHAEALTPRHWQETKESIRQCNALAGDPQNPDIVAFLGWEWTQVGRTAEEHYGHRNVVLKDLDEEKVPKRPISALDEQLIGALRAPAPLRQRLLFPLLDWPNRQRYFDFGEFQRENREVPLCPRGVDTRQLPADCHENARTPAELFEKLAQGGWEALVIPHGTTWGFYTPPDASWDKQLVGRMHDPSRQFLFEIYSGHGNSEEYREWRPVQFDDKGEPVCPEPTRDYLPCCWQAGEIIRKRCGGIAPEECERRVRAARDNYVRAGVAGRLTVPGAEVTDWLDCGQCRNCFNPAFNYRPANSAQYILALSQFEKGQPRRFRFGFIASSDNHTARPGTGYKEYGRRMMTEAAGARDAKWHNRLLRPEKPSPESRRIDPAALQGLQPFQILEFERQASFFMTGGLVAVHAEGRDRESIWRALKRREVYATSGDRILLWFDLLRGRDALPMGSETVQEEMPRFRVRAIGARKQLPGCPGYARRALSPERLERLCRGECYHPSDERHRIVEIHVVRIRPQDFAGEPIGSLIEDPWRRFECPNSTTGCEVEFDDPEFVGAGREFVYYVRALQEPTLAVNAGGLRCRYDEQGNCVEVRPCYGDYRTPYEDDCLWPNQERAWSSPIYLRPPS
- a CDS encoding right-handed parallel beta-helix repeat-containing protein, which translates into the protein MREQPTVAQCAGTSLRLSRFGPCRAARDLMLGLLLVIPFVTSCGGGGDLVVPAPLPCNANSKVCYVAPFGSDSNSGADPSVPLATIRRAAQIALSDYTIVVAPGTYREPVTTAETGQAPKRLTFLAQGRVVLDLRNTGSGPGFSLANVDGVVIDGFTVWGANDGGVVLKSGSDGAVIRNCVLVVNNGDGIRVQDSANVLVFNNLIYGNAGIGIRIGGTTAGSPSARLLHNTVYGNGGRGIEIGNSTKASPGALVLNNILQQNGLAVPGQENIKVTTQPPSQTGYRGDYNLVFPASYSPSGAQGIRGVHDINRDAIFADAITGDFRLNPASPAIDAGNPLDDFVDLRRILRARTTTGLVRDAGPLDLGYHFPVS
- a CDS encoding LemA family protein; the protein is MRQKGILLAALLALVLTGCGYNTMVELHERVDAAWAQVENQLQRRNDLIPNLVEVTKGYAKHEQEIFTRVAEARARLLGAHTREEKIQAANELNSALARLLAIAERYPDLKANEQFARLSDELAGTENRIATERRRYNEAVREYNTYIKKIPQRFLAALVGFEKEQYFEAQAGAEAVPKVQF
- a CDS encoding TPM domain-containing protein, with protein sequence MPRPLGYVSDYVGVIDPHMRARLEALIGELDRKTGAQIAVIVVRSTKPLTAFDYAMKIAEDWRPGDRKKDNGVVFLVATADREMFILTGYGVEGILPDGKVGEIRDRLILPAFRRGDYARGIWAGTAEMARLIARAEGVELSALGGASSGPEEALERGPRVPPPVWVELIGVLFALLVLAIVVSSMAASARGRRGRWRYYGGYRGGFGGGGFGGGGGFGGFGGGGFGGGGAGGRW